One region of Termitidicoccus mucosus genomic DNA includes:
- a CDS encoding GNAT family N-acetyltransferase, translating into MRPPETFTTARLFARPPRPGDAASALESYAGDPVATRYLSWRPYSEIPPLAEFFAARARDWAGGALAPGSHYAWLLFTRGTEALVGSISVLPERHKALFGYVLGRAYWRHGYAAEALAHLVEWALAQPPIHRAWAYCDVENPASARVMEKAGMAREGILRRWHVCPTIGPEPRDCITCARTR; encoded by the coding sequence ATGCGACCTCCGGAGACCTTCACGACCGCCCGCCTTTTTGCCCGCCCGCCGCGTCCCGGCGACGCGGCGTCCGCGCTTGAATCCTACGCCGGCGATCCCGTGGCGACACGTTATCTTTCCTGGCGGCCCTATTCGGAAATCCCGCCGCTCGCGGAGTTTTTCGCCGCCCGCGCGCGCGATTGGGCAGGCGGGGCGCTTGCGCCCGGGAGTCATTACGCCTGGCTGCTTTTCACCCGCGGCACCGAGGCGCTGGTCGGCTCCATCTCCGTGCTGCCGGAGCGGCACAAGGCGCTCTTCGGCTACGTGCTCGGCCGGGCGTATTGGAGGCACGGATACGCGGCCGAGGCGCTCGCGCATCTCGTGGAATGGGCGCTCGCCCAGCCCCCGATCCACCGCGCCTGGGCGTATTGCGACGTGGAAAATCCCGCCTCGGCCCGCGTGATGGAAAAAGCCGGCATGGCCCGCGAGGGCATCCTGCGGCGCTGGCACGTGTGCCCGACGATAGGACCCGAGCCGCGCGACTGCATTACCTGCGCGCGCACGCGCTGA
- a CDS encoding FAD-dependent oxidoreductase, whose translation MKYDVVIAGGGFAGAYCAKVLGRALGREGVRRVALIAESNVLVFQPMLAEVAGSALLSYDVVNPLRQFCRNVDVLQGVIERVDWAARRLSLNGGRFTRDHMVEFRHLVLALGSVTDLGKVPGMADYGWPMRTVSDALRLRSAVINRLEEANLVEDETVRARLLTFVVVGGGYTGVETAGQLLDFLREVRALYANLREARVRVVLVHSRAHLLEEIGQKLGDYAQRVLEKRGMEVRLNSRVTEVTAGRVMLETGRFIEAHTIISTVGNAPNPVVLDVCRQIAVEAVKGRVPVEPVMRVAGQRNLWVIGDCAQVPWTDRGEVKIAPPTAQFAVRQGKQLGENLARVLRAEDGARRASAGNEKADTAPLFPAAPGGAAPAGAKLRPFSYRYMGQLATVGEREAVAEVFGFRFSGFFAWWLWRTIYIAKLPSIVKRLRVTVDWTFDFFFPRDVSVVAPPPEDVVRTVHVSEGEALFERGNKARAYFIVRQGSVTMTDAANARELLEAGSVIDGDWVSPDGNWRATAVTNETTDLLILRGKAMEMLRHDLKLVRRGPDAARHHGFQG comes from the coding sequence ATGAAATACGACGTGGTCATCGCGGGCGGCGGGTTTGCGGGGGCGTATTGCGCAAAGGTGCTCGGCCGCGCGCTCGGCCGGGAGGGGGTGCGGCGGGTGGCATTGATCGCGGAGAGCAACGTGCTCGTTTTCCAGCCGATGCTCGCGGAAGTGGCGGGATCGGCGCTGCTGTCCTACGACGTGGTCAACCCGCTGCGCCAGTTCTGCCGCAACGTCGATGTGCTCCAGGGCGTGATCGAGCGCGTGGACTGGGCGGCGCGCCGGCTCTCGCTCAACGGCGGGCGCTTCACGCGCGACCACATGGTGGAGTTCCGCCACCTGGTGCTGGCGCTGGGCAGCGTGACGGACCTGGGCAAGGTGCCCGGCATGGCCGACTACGGCTGGCCGATGCGCACGGTGTCGGACGCGCTCCGGCTGCGCTCGGCCGTCATCAACCGGCTGGAGGAGGCCAACCTGGTCGAGGACGAAACGGTGCGCGCGCGCCTGCTCACGTTTGTGGTGGTGGGCGGCGGCTACACGGGCGTGGAGACGGCGGGCCAGCTGCTCGATTTCCTGCGCGAGGTGCGCGCGCTTTACGCGAATCTGCGCGAGGCCAGGGTGCGCGTGGTGCTGGTGCACAGCCGGGCGCATTTGCTGGAGGAAATCGGGCAAAAGCTCGGCGACTACGCGCAGCGCGTGCTGGAAAAACGCGGCATGGAGGTGCGGCTGAACTCCCGCGTGACCGAGGTGACGGCCGGGCGCGTGATGCTGGAGACCGGCCGGTTCATCGAGGCGCACACGATCATCTCGACCGTGGGCAACGCGCCCAATCCCGTCGTGCTCGATGTCTGCCGCCAGATCGCGGTCGAGGCGGTGAAGGGCCGCGTCCCCGTGGAGCCCGTGATGCGCGTGGCGGGGCAGCGCAATCTGTGGGTGATCGGCGACTGCGCGCAGGTGCCCTGGACCGATCGCGGCGAGGTGAAAATCGCGCCGCCCACCGCGCAGTTCGCGGTGCGGCAGGGAAAGCAGCTCGGGGAAAACCTCGCCCGCGTGCTGCGCGCCGAGGACGGGGCGCGGCGCGCGTCCGCCGGTAATGAAAAAGCGGATACGGCCCCGCTCTTCCCGGCGGCGCCGGGCGGCGCCGCCCCGGCCGGCGCGAAACTGCGCCCGTTTTCCTACCGCTACATGGGGCAGCTCGCCACGGTGGGCGAACGCGAGGCCGTCGCCGAGGTGTTCGGCTTCCGCTTCAGCGGATTCTTCGCGTGGTGGCTGTGGCGCACCATCTACATCGCGAAACTGCCGAGCATCGTGAAACGGCTGCGCGTGACGGTGGACTGGACCTTCGATTTCTTTTTTCCGCGCGACGTCAGCGTGGTGGCCCCGCCGCCGGAGGACGTCGTGCGCACGGTGCACGTGAGCGAGGGCGAGGCGCTGTTCGAGCGCGGCAACAAGGCCCGCGCCTACTTCATCGTGCGCCAAGGCTCGGTGACGATGACCGATGCGGCCAACGCGCGCGAGTTGCTGGAGGCGGGCAGCGTGATCGACGGCGACTGGGTCTCGCCCGACGGCAACTGGCGCGCGACGGCCGTCACGAACGAAACCACCGACCTGCTCATCCTGCGCGGCAAGGCGATGGAGATGCTGCGCCATGACCTGAAGCTGGTGCGGCGCGGCCCGGATGCCGCGCGGCATCACGGATTCCAGGGTTGA
- a CDS encoding 50S ribosomal protein L11 methyltransferase, translating into MELFEIKIEVPAAAADAVDDVLLELGVEGWSLLEDAIAKQAWIVGVFPDAAEARARWAELRPLLPAGAVPPGEPAERALGDRDWRDSYKAHFKAWRFGRLHWVPVWERGTHVLPDGDAAIWLDPGLAFGTGNHETTRLCVERLVGLGVNPATRVADAGCGSGILALSAARLGCGRVIGFDNDPEAVRVSGENAALNGLAGRVEFATGDLVSGFQGQQWDVVLANILANVLIQFARELAAAVAPGGALVLSGILASENARVREAFAAIAPGWRMSWREMGEWSDVLLLRPA; encoded by the coding sequence ATGGAACTCTTTGAAATCAAAATCGAGGTGCCGGCCGCGGCCGCCGACGCGGTTGACGACGTGCTGCTCGAACTCGGCGTGGAAGGATGGAGCCTGCTGGAGGATGCCATCGCGAAACAAGCGTGGATCGTGGGCGTGTTTCCCGACGCGGCGGAGGCGCGCGCGCGCTGGGCGGAGTTGCGTCCGTTGCTGCCGGCCGGGGCCGTTCCGCCCGGCGAACCGGCGGAGCGCGCGCTCGGCGACCGCGACTGGCGCGACAGTTACAAGGCGCATTTCAAGGCCTGGCGGTTTGGCCGGCTGCATTGGGTGCCCGTCTGGGAGCGCGGCACCCACGTGCTGCCGGACGGCGACGCGGCCATCTGGCTCGACCCGGGGCTGGCGTTCGGCACCGGCAACCATGAGACGACGCGCCTCTGCGTGGAGCGTCTCGTCGGGCTCGGCGTGAATCCGGCGACCCGCGTCGCCGACGCGGGCTGCGGCTCCGGCATTCTCGCGCTCTCCGCGGCCCGCCTCGGCTGCGGACGAGTGATCGGTTTCGACAACGATCCCGAGGCCGTGCGCGTGAGCGGGGAAAACGCCGCCCTCAACGGGCTCGCGGGCCGCGTGGAATTCGCCACGGGGGATCTCGTATCCGGTTTTCAAGGACAGCAGTGGGACGTCGTGCTCGCGAACATCCTGGCCAACGTGCTCATCCAATTCGCGCGCGAACTGGCCGCGGCCGTCGCGCCGGGCGGCGCGCTGGTGCTGAGCGGCATCCTCGCGTCGGAAAACGCCCGGGTGCGGGAGGCGTTTGCCGCGATCGCGCCCGGTTGGCGGATGAGCTGGCGCGAAATGGGCGAGTGGTCGGATGTGCTGTTGCTCAGGCCGGCGTGA
- a CDS encoding translation initiation factor has translation MSKINKISTDGGRALGQNPFGGLDAPGGLGALPQAGTAAASPPPKQTAEAARKNRGRVDVTREKAGRGGKTVIVVSGFTGIGLPEKEQLAKKMRAACGVGGTVKDGRIEIQGDKRDEVARILAEAGFRVVFAGG, from the coding sequence ATGAGCAAAATTAACAAAATCTCCACGGACGGCGGCCGGGCGCTCGGGCAGAACCCGTTTGGCGGGCTGGATGCGCCGGGCGGCCTCGGGGCGCTGCCGCAGGCCGGGACGGCGGCGGCGTCGCCTCCGCCGAAGCAGACCGCCGAAGCCGCAAGGAAGAACCGCGGACGCGTCGATGTGACGCGCGAAAAGGCCGGGCGCGGGGGAAAAACGGTGATAGTCGTGTCGGGCTTCACCGGCATTGGGCTGCCCGAGAAGGAGCAACTCGCGAAAAAAATGCGCGCGGCGTGCGGCGTCGGCGGCACGGTGAAGGACGGCCGCATCGAGATCCAGGGCGACAAGCGCGACGAGGTCGCGCGCATCCTGGCCGAGGCGGGTTTTCGCGTGGTGTTTGCGGGCGGCTGA
- a CDS encoding 2-oxoglutarate dehydrogenase E1 component, giving the protein MNQSTVSARDNADLIEAAYRIWLDNPDAVDPTWRAFFQGFTLGCNNDASLTTLASSLNATAPLGGVSIIDSLKQSQVHSLIFHYRSLGHLQAHLDPLNPPPPPSPRLSLAEFGLAEGDLDESFDVGHYLDGGQMRLRDLIASLEKTYCGRIGVEYIHIQDTEIRRWLQVCMEPPRLQPSFARDQKIRILRRLHKAELFEKFLHAKYVGQKRFSLEGGETLIAALDAIIEHCPGLGVEEIVMGMAHRGRLSVLANILRKPFDILFEQFSENYLPNTVGGDGDVKYHLGYEALLKTAAGHPVEVRLAANPSHLEIVNPVVEGKTRARQRLLGDTETRTKVLPLLIHGDAAIAGQGVVAETLNFSQLAGYRTGGTLHFVINNQIGFTTLPSDGRSTRYCTDVAKMIDAPVFHVNGDDPEAVCLATLLALDFRNTFHRDAVVDMYCYRRHGHNESDEPAFTQPTLYKKIAAHPLISTTYAARLIADATITDADNDAIKAEYTAAMEAAFAKARAAEEKAREAVNTYDPATRRFRGSNAVFQPSYKHTPVATGVTRELLEKCTRGLTAIPDGFNINSKIKRLLENRAKSLAEDGPVDWGYAESLAFGTLLLEGTPVRLSGQDCERGTFSHRHAVLYDQETRARHVPLQNLAPDQERFCVYNSLLSEAAVLAFDYGYSMDYPRMLCIWEAQFGDFANGAQVVIDQFIVSSESKWQRASGLVMLLPHGYEGQGPEHSSARLERYLQACAENNIQVANLTTPAQIFHVLRRQMKRDFRKPLVVMSPKSLLRHPAAVSRIQDLTTGRFEEILDDPAPPKKAPARIILCSGKVYYDLADYRDRRKITDTVILRVEQLYPLHRNRLAELSDTYGHGGRLVWCQEEPQNMGAWTWIAPQLEEIFGRKPAYAGRKPSASPAVGALAMHKLELTTLLQDAFNL; this is encoded by the coding sequence ATGAATCAATCCACCGTCTCCGCCCGCGACAATGCCGACCTCATTGAGGCCGCCTATCGCATCTGGCTCGATAATCCCGACGCGGTTGACCCTACTTGGCGCGCCTTTTTCCAGGGTTTCACCCTGGGCTGCAACAACGACGCCTCGCTCACCACCCTCGCCTCCTCGCTCAACGCCACCGCCCCGCTCGGCGGCGTCTCCATCATCGACTCGCTCAAGCAGTCGCAGGTCCACTCGCTCATCTTCCACTACCGTTCGCTCGGCCACCTGCAGGCGCACCTCGATCCGCTCAACCCGCCCCCGCCGCCCTCGCCCCGCCTCTCGCTCGCCGAGTTCGGCCTCGCCGAGGGCGACCTCGACGAATCCTTCGACGTCGGCCACTACCTCGACGGCGGCCAGATGCGTCTGCGCGACCTCATCGCGTCGCTGGAAAAGACCTACTGCGGCCGCATCGGCGTGGAGTATATCCATATTCAGGATACGGAAATCCGCCGCTGGCTCCAGGTCTGCATGGAGCCGCCGCGCCTCCAGCCCTCGTTTGCCCGCGACCAGAAAATCCGCATCCTGCGCCGCCTCCACAAGGCCGAGCTGTTTGAAAAATTCCTCCACGCCAAATACGTCGGCCAGAAACGCTTCTCCCTCGAGGGCGGCGAGACCCTGATCGCCGCGCTCGACGCCATCATCGAGCATTGCCCCGGCCTCGGCGTCGAGGAGATCGTCATGGGCATGGCCCACCGCGGCCGCCTCTCCGTGCTCGCCAACATTCTGAGAAAACCCTTCGACATCCTCTTCGAGCAGTTTTCGGAAAACTATCTGCCCAACACCGTCGGCGGCGACGGCGACGTGAAATACCACCTCGGCTACGAGGCGCTCCTGAAAACCGCCGCCGGCCACCCCGTCGAGGTCCGCCTCGCCGCCAACCCCTCGCACCTCGAAATCGTCAACCCCGTCGTCGAGGGCAAAACCCGCGCGCGGCAGCGGCTCCTCGGCGACACCGAGACGCGCACCAAGGTGCTCCCCCTCCTCATCCACGGCGACGCCGCCATCGCCGGGCAGGGCGTCGTCGCCGAGACGCTCAATTTTTCCCAGCTTGCCGGCTACCGCACCGGCGGCACCCTGCACTTCGTCATCAACAACCAGATCGGCTTCACCACCCTCCCCTCCGACGGACGCTCCACCCGCTACTGCACCGATGTCGCCAAGATGATCGACGCGCCCGTCTTCCATGTGAACGGCGACGACCCCGAGGCCGTCTGCCTCGCCACGCTCCTCGCCCTCGATTTCCGCAACACTTTCCACCGCGACGCCGTCGTGGACATGTATTGCTACCGCCGCCACGGCCACAACGAATCCGACGAGCCCGCCTTCACCCAGCCCACCCTCTACAAAAAAATCGCCGCCCATCCGCTCATCTCGACGACCTACGCGGCCCGCCTCATCGCCGACGCCACCATCACCGACGCCGACAACGACGCGATCAAGGCCGAATACACCGCCGCCATGGAGGCGGCCTTCGCCAAGGCCCGGGCCGCCGAGGAAAAGGCCCGGGAAGCCGTCAACACCTACGACCCGGCCACCCGCCGCTTCCGCGGCTCCAACGCCGTTTTCCAGCCCTCCTACAAGCACACCCCCGTCGCCACCGGCGTCACCCGCGAGCTTCTGGAAAAATGCACGCGCGGCCTCACCGCCATCCCCGACGGCTTCAATATCAATTCCAAGATCAAGCGCCTCCTCGAAAACCGCGCCAAGTCCCTCGCCGAGGACGGCCCCGTGGACTGGGGCTACGCCGAGTCCCTCGCCTTCGGCACGCTCCTGCTCGAAGGCACGCCCGTGCGCCTCAGCGGCCAGGACTGCGAACGCGGCACCTTCAGCCACCGCCACGCCGTCCTCTACGACCAGGAAACGCGCGCGCGCCACGTCCCCCTCCAAAACCTCGCCCCCGACCAAGAGCGTTTCTGCGTTTACAACTCCCTGCTCTCCGAGGCCGCGGTCCTCGCCTTCGACTACGGCTACTCCATGGACTACCCGCGCATGCTCTGCATCTGGGAGGCCCAGTTCGGCGATTTCGCCAACGGCGCCCAGGTCGTCATCGACCAGTTCATCGTCAGCTCCGAGTCGAAATGGCAGCGTGCCAGCGGCCTCGTCATGCTCCTCCCCCACGGCTACGAAGGCCAGGGACCCGAGCACTCCAGCGCCCGCCTCGAACGCTACCTCCAGGCCTGCGCCGAAAACAACATCCAGGTGGCGAACCTCACCACCCCCGCGCAAATCTTCCACGTCCTCCGCCGCCAGATGAAGCGCGACTTCCGCAAGCCGCTGGTCGTCATGTCGCCCAAGTCGCTCCTGCGCCACCCCGCCGCCGTCTCGCGTATCCAGGATTTGACTACAGGCCGCTTCGAGGAAATCCTCGACGATCCCGCGCCCCCGAAAAAGGCCCCCGCGCGCATCATCCTGTGCTCCGGCAAGGTGTATTACGACCTTGCCGACTACCGCGACCGCAGGAAGATCACCGACACCGTCATCCTGCGCGTCGAGCAGCTCTACCCGCTGCACCGCAACCGCCTCGCCGAGCTCTCCGACACCTACGGCCACGGCGGCCGGCTCGTCTGGTGCCAGGAGGAGCCGCAAAACATGGGCGCATGGACCTGGATTGCCCCGCAGCTCGAGGAAATCTTCGGCCGCAAACCCGCCTACGCCGGCCGCAAGCCCTCCGCCAGCCCGGCCGTCGGCGCGCTCGCCATGCACAAACTCGAACTCACCACCCTCCTGCAGGACGCCTTTAACCTCTAA